The following is a genomic window from Lysinibacillus sp. G4S2.
AATGGTCGATTCATGTTCATGAAGCGATAGATGTAGAGTATAGCATTTCTCCTGACAAACGATACAGGTGATAACAACTTAGGTTTTTAATCTTGTGAGGATTTTCGATAGAATATATTTCGTAAAATTGTTAGACTAACAATAGCAACAATTCATAAAGCAGGTGGCGGCTGAACTCCCTTTAGAGAGGGGGTGAGGCGGATGACAGTATTTGAAGCATTCAGTTTAATTGTGCAGTGTGGCCTTTTGCTAATTGCAGTGCTTACACTGATGCTTAGCATTATTGTCTCTCAAAATAAAAAGAAATAGCCACCCTGCCGGCTAAGTAAGGTGACAATTTCTATAACTTTAACTTGGTCAGCCGCTATGGTGCGGCATGATTGTTGCTGGTTTGACTGGATGTTGACGCATCCAGTCTTTTTTATTCTATATTTAGTGTAACATATTTATTCTAAGAAGAACATTTTGCCCGTCTTACTAAAACAAAATTCACGATTAAATGAATTTTGCAATGTCATTCAGCTCTAAACGAGATGAGCCATAAGCTGGTGCTGCTGCTTTACCGATTGCGATTAAGACGATTGGCACTAGATTATCTGTTAATTCAAAGCGTTTCGCAAAAGCCTCTTTATTAAAGCCAGCCATTGGTACCGTATCATAGCCCATGTCTTTTGCTAAAAGCATAATTTGCATGGAAATTAAGCCGGCATCAAATGTAGCAATATTTTTTAGAACTTCTTTAGGAAGGTTTGGATACAGTCTTAATGAGTTTTCAATCATAACATTTTTTGTCGCTTCATCCATATAGCCAAGCTCGAAATTTTTTGTGTAGACTTCTTCTACATTTTTGTACATTTCAGTATCGCCTAATACTGCAATAATGGCAGAGGCAGTTTCCACTTGCTCCTGGTTATTAGCAATTGAGCGTAATTCTTTTTTTACTGCCTCATCTTGGATGACTAAAAAGCGCCAAGGCTGTAGATTGCTTGATGATGGAGCTGTTGTTGCCTCTACAAGTAATTCCTCTAATTCTGCTTGTGGAATTTTATAGTTTGCCTCATATTTACGTACAGATTTACGTTCGTGCATTACTTTATTTAAATAACTTTTTGTTATAGTCATCGTTAAAAATCTCCCTTATATATGATGAGATTTTACTATACGATAAACTTTTCAATATTCCAAGTAAAATTGCTCGAATTAAAGATTCTTGAATTGAAGAGGTTCCTTATAATTCTTCATCTAATTTTAAAGGATTCATATTCGATGTCTGCAATTGTATTGTAGGATTTTAATTGCTTAGCAAAACGTTTTACCATTTTTTCTGGACCACACATAAAAATGCTTGTCTTTTCTGGCACTAAAAAATTTTCAAATGATAGCCTGTCCGTTTGGCTAGTATCAATAAAGTTCACGCTGAATTGTTGATTAGTTTTTGCATACGCCTGTAAAAATTCTTTATAGCTAGCATTATCTTGACCATGATACGTGTAAAATAATTCAATATCACGATCGACGGGTTGTGATTGTAAATAGGATAAAAATGGGGTAATGCCTATACCACCTGCTATCCAAATTTGTTGTTGCGTCCCATTGTCAAAGTTTAAATGACCAAATGGACCATCAAGTGCAATTGGTGTATTCAGTTGGACTGATTCATATACATTTTTTGTAAAATCACCAAGTACCTTAATAGTGACAAATATTTTTTTTCCATCGCCACCTGAAATAGAAAAGGGATGAGGCGCCTTTTCGAATCCATCTTGCAAAATCTTTATAAAAATAAATTGTCCATGTCGATATGGAATTTTTTTATCAAGTGTTAGTTCCAGTTCAATAACATTGGAGCCTAATTTTTTGATACCTGTAATGTTGCCTTTATATTTAAAAAACATATCCTGATACATCGTCAACATATATAGTGCTGACATAAATCCAATAGTCGCAGTTATTGCCGTAAAAATTCCTAAAGGGGTAGGCTGGAATAAATCGTATCTGCTTGAAAAATAGGCATGATAAATTCCAAATGTATAAGGGATTAGCATTAATCGATGAAAGATCCGCCAGTGTTCATATTTTAGGAATTTAGCAAAAAGCGCAATCAAAATAAGTGTTATGAAACCATATTGGCCAATCGATCCCAGCTCTTTCGCAAATTCGCTGAGCGGAGTTTCTTGTACTTTATCCCAGTCGGGGACTAGATCTTGCAATTGACCATGTATAATTACCAATACAAGTGAAAATATTGCTAAACATTTATGATAAAAATAAACATTTTCTAGTCCATGGAACCAACGCTCTAAAATTTTCATTCTTGTTGCTAACAAAAAGACAAGAAAGAAGCATGTTATGGCCATGCCTCCAATAATGTGACTAAGCCTGTTAACAGCATGGATAGGCTCTATAGGTGTAGCAAAATACCACAGTAAAGCACTACTCCCCATAATTAGTATAATAAACAAAATTCCTTTGATAGATTTCATAAATAACCTCCAGTACTCATTTTTATCGCTAATCATCCTATATATACAATAAGAACCTGAAATGTTTCTGATATTTTGTTGATATGAAAGCTCTACGATTGATTTCAATCTAATAGACACTAAAGGGTGAATGGAATCAAAATATTTGATGGCGAAAAGGGGAGTATACGTTCGGAATATATGTTCCCTTTTGGAGTAGGTTGTGTTAAATTAAGAAGGGTAAAAATATAGAGACAAAAGGAGTGGAAGTAATTATGCAAGGGAATACACATATTATTGGAGGCATCACTGCAAGCCTTGCTTTTGCACAAATTTCTAATGATAATCCGCTTGTTTTAGTAGGAGCAGGCGTTATCGGTGCATTACTTCCAGATATTTGCCATGGTGGTAGCAAAATCGGGAGGAAGTTTCCCATCATTTCAAAAACTGTTAATTCGCTGTTTGGACATCGTTCCTTTACACATAGTTTGCTTTTTTTAGTTTTGGTTGGGATGCTACTACATACATTTATACCCTACGAATCCGTTTCACTAGGTATTTTAATAGGGATGGCAAGTCATGTTTTTCTTGATATGGGGACGAAGAAGGGCGTTAAGCTGTTTTTCCCAGTATCGATTTCAGTGCGTTTACCATTTACTACAAAAACAGGTAGTAAAGCTGAAAAGGTAGTGTTTATGATGTTAACGTTGCTTTCCATCTATTTTAGTTATGAAATTATTGTTAACTTTATTGATACCATATAAGAAAAGAAACCCAGTAAGTGAGTGAAATACTCCTCCTAAGGTAGGCAGATAAAAAATCTGTTTACTAAGGGGGAGTATTTTTTTCTGCATTCAAAGAAGTGAATGTTAGTCACTGTCTACTTAAAAGGGAGTAATCATTATGAAGGATTTTTGGTAGACGTTTTACTATTAACAGTAATGCTTATGAAAAACTTCGTCGGGTATGTAAATTTATCTCGTTAGAGCCCTAACTTACAGCCCTCTAAATTGATGCATTTTCGGTATTCCTAAGGAGTTTTTTTCATTAAAAATAATCTTAATCTTGCTATTGACCTTTGTGTAACAAAAACCTTTATATTCATTATTAATAAAAAGAATTTTCGGAAGATTCTAATTACGAAAACGAAAGAGGGTGGGTAGCTATTATGAAACGACAAACATTAATGCGAACACTGACTTTGTCTCAAGTTGTATTTTTAGGGATTGCATGGAATAACCCGATGGTATTCTTCAATACTTATGGAATCGCAACCGTCACTTCCCAAGGTGTCATCATGGGAGCGTATATCGTCGCCTTTCTTGCAATCCTGTTCACCGCATTTAGTTATGGAAAGATGGCAAAAGCATTTCCAATTGCCGGTTCTGCTTATACATTCACACAAAAATCAATTAATCCACAACTTGGGTTTCTTATCGGTTGGACAATCATGTTGGATTATATGTTAACACCAATGGTCACTTGTTTAATGTCTACTGTTTTTTTAAATGCCATGTTCCCTGGAGTCCCTCACGCCCTGTGGATTATCCTCTTAACTGCAACTATTGTAATACCTAGCATCTTGGGTGTTAAGTTCACTGCATCCACTGGTAAGATTTTTGTGATTGCACAAATCATATTTGTTTTCATCTTCTGGATTTTGACGATCAAAAGTTTATTGGCGGGTGCAGGAGCAGGTACGCTTTTCTCTATTCAGCCTTTGTTCAATGCAGAAGTTAAATTGCCTGTGATTTTGGCAGGAGCGTCCATTCTTTGTTTCAGTTTTCTTGGTTTTGACTCTCTTACTACGTTGTCTGAAGAAACAATCAATCCTGAAAAAACAATTCCTAGAGCGATTATCATCATGTTGTTGACAATCGGTGTCCTCTATATCGGATCAGCCTATTTGGCACAATTGGTTCACCCAAGTTTTGCATTTGAAAACACAGATTCTGCAGCTATGGAAGTTGTCTATTTGGTCGGCGGGAATTTGTTCAAATCTTTATTTGTTACCGCAGTAATTTTAGGGAATTTCTCATCTGGTGTGGCTTCGACTACAAGCGCATCCCGTGTGTTGTATGCAATGGGTCGAGATTCTGTACTGCCAAAAAAAATATTTGGGCATATCCATTCACGCTATAAAACACCGTCAACCGGAATTATTGTAATCGGGGTTATTTCATTACTCGGTATCGTGCTGACACTCGATCAAGTCATTAAGTTTATTAACTTTGGAGCACTTATTGCTTTCGCATCAGTAAACTTGTCTGTCATTGCTCATTATTTTATTCGGAATCGTAAACGGTCCTCTTTCACCGAATACATGCGTTATCTGGTTATGCCACTAATTGGAGCAGGATTTACGCTTTGGCTATGGTCTCACTTAGAGGTGGATGCATTGATTCTTGGAGGCATCTGGATGGCAATGGGCATTGGGTATTTAATTTATATGACAAAGTTTTTCAGACAGGGATTGCCTGAATTCAGTTTCGATAAGGAGATTATTCCTGAAAATGTTCTTTTAGAGGACATAAAAATGTAAAGGCTTACATGGAATGATTCTCGTGTTATTTTGCAGGTAGGATATGCAATTGAAAGGGGTGAGGTTATTCACGGCAAGGCTGAATTTCAAAAATGAAACAGCTTTATTCAAGGTTAAGAAACTCCTACCGCTTATTGTAATCTCTTGTTTTGTAGGAGAGGTTAAATGTGCATTTAAATAAAATAGGACTAATTAATTGGGAGGTTAGTAGAATGCTAAATTTAAAATTATTTATTAATGGTAAATTGTTTATTAATGGTAAATGGTCAGATTCTGTGAACGAGGAAAAACGTACTATTATCAACCCAGCAAATAACGAAGTGATTGCAGAGGTATCGAGAGCAAGTGTTGAAGAAACGAGGGATGCCATTGATGCAGCTCGTAATGCATTTGATTCAGGTATTTGGTCAGAGATGCCGGCTTCTGAAAGAGCATCCTATTTATTCAAAATTGCGGATAAACTGGAGGAGAATGCATCTGAGCTGAGTACACTTGAAATGTTGAATACAGGAAAGCCTCTTAGGGAAGCAGAGTTCGATATTGGGGATGCTGTCAGTTGTTTCCGATATTATGGCGGCCTCATCACTAAACCAAACGGTCAAACGTATTCCGTTGCCGACCCGGTACAGGGGCTGATTGTTCGTGAACCTG
Proteins encoded in this region:
- a CDS encoding nitroreductase family protein, with the translated sequence MTITKSYLNKVMHERKSVRKYEANYKIPQAELEELLVEATTAPSSSNLQPWRFLVIQDEAVKKELRSIANNQEQVETASAIIAVLGDTEMYKNVEEVYTKNFELGYMDEATKNVMIENSLRLYPNLPKEVLKNIATFDAGLISMQIMLLAKDMGYDTVPMAGFNKEAFAKRFELTDNLVPIVLIAIGKAAAPAYGSSRLELNDIAKFI
- a CDS encoding ferric reductase-like transmembrane domain-containing protein, whose product is MKSIKGILFIILIMGSSALLWYFATPIEPIHAVNRLSHIIGGMAITCFFLVFLLATRMKILERWFHGLENVYFYHKCLAIFSLVLVIIHGQLQDLVPDWDKVQETPLSEFAKELGSIGQYGFITLILIALFAKFLKYEHWRIFHRLMLIPYTFGIYHAYFSSRYDLFQPTPLGIFTAITATIGFMSALYMLTMYQDMFFKYKGNITGIKKLGSNVIELELTLDKKIPYRHGQFIFIKILQDGFEKAPHPFSISGGDGKKIFVTIKVLGDFTKNVYESVQLNTPIALDGPFGHLNFDNGTQQQIWIAGGIGITPFLSYLQSQPVDRDIELFYTYHGQDNASYKEFLQAYAKTNQQFSVNFIDTSQTDRLSFENFLVPEKTSIFMCGPEKMVKRFAKQLKSYNTIADIEYESFKIR
- a CDS encoding metal-dependent hydrolase; the encoded protein is MQGNTHIIGGITASLAFAQISNDNPLVLVGAGVIGALLPDICHGGSKIGRKFPIISKTVNSLFGHRSFTHSLLFLVLVGMLLHTFIPYESVSLGILIGMASHVFLDMGTKKGVKLFFPVSISVRLPFTTKTGSKAEKVVFMMLTLLSIYFSYEIIVNFIDTI
- a CDS encoding putative holin-like toxin, translating into MTVFEAFSLIVQCGLLLIAVLTLMLSIIVSQNKKK
- a CDS encoding APC family permease, whose amino-acid sequence is MKRQTLMRTLTLSQVVFLGIAWNNPMVFFNTYGIATVTSQGVIMGAYIVAFLAILFTAFSYGKMAKAFPIAGSAYTFTQKSINPQLGFLIGWTIMLDYMLTPMVTCLMSTVFLNAMFPGVPHALWIILLTATIVIPSILGVKFTASTGKIFVIAQIIFVFIFWILTIKSLLAGAGAGTLFSIQPLFNAEVKLPVILAGASILCFSFLGFDSLTTLSEETINPEKTIPRAIIIMLLTIGVLYIGSAYLAQLVHPSFAFENTDSAAMEVVYLVGGNLFKSLFVTAVILGNFSSGVASTTSASRVLYAMGRDSVLPKKIFGHIHSRYKTPSTGIIVIGVISLLGIVLTLDQVIKFINFGALIAFASVNLSVIAHYFIRNRKRSSFTEYMRYLVMPLIGAGFTLWLWSHLEVDALILGGIWMAMGIGYLIYMTKFFRQGLPEFSFDKEIIPENVLLEDIKM